The Fusarium fujikuroi IMI 58289 draft genome, chromosome FFUJ_chr01 sequence AAATAGGTTACCCCACTCTCGGAATTTTCCGTCTATCGTTCACGGAAAACTCAATCAGAATCTGATAACAACCCAACAAATCCAAACTCCTAGGaacaagagagagaaaggaaaataCAGCTTAATTtaatgctttatataattcttgcAGCCTATCTTTGACTTTCAGCTATGGCGTTTCTTGCATATCGGCAGATGTTCCGATGTCAATGTGGTGATCATTCGTCAGGGCCCATTCTTGACAGAGGTCGTGTGCGGAGCAGACCTCTGAACGAGTTTAGGCCTCCGGGAGTCGGGGGGAGGAATACACGAGCCTCAAGGGGGCTGGCTTACACCGAAATTCGCTGACGATCCACCGACCGGGGGGTCCGGGTTTTATTACCCCCAACGGCTGGATTGGGAAAGTAATCACGGATGGGTTGTGGGGCTGTCCCGATAACGCTGACCGGTCTAACTAAGCTTGGTAGAGATCAGCAATGACGTCGACGGGCCGTTGAGCCTTGGGTTTAGGTTAACCTTGTTAATTTAATGTGTTTGGGAAGCTCGGTTTATCTCCCGCCGAGACCTTGTGTTTCGACCAGAGTAAGTTATTGGAGGAAGTATCTTGAGGGAATTGATGCAAGTCTAAAAGACAACAGCATCTCAGAGTTTGCCCCTGTAGCTCCTCTGACAGCACACTGGGGGGGAAGTTTCTGACTCATTACCATCTGACACCAACAGCAATGCACGGATGCAGCCGCTGACTATCCCAAGCGTGCGTTGGAGAGCTACTTTGCCTCAGTCACTAgagctttaaaataaatctAAATCAGATATTGGACTATCGTTTTCCCTTTCTATTATGTCTTTGTGagtcttttcttctgcttATCCATTGCTTCTAGGTCATCTTTAGTGACTGGATTCCGAATATCGATAAAGACCCTTTCCAATTCGCCCAGCACGAACTGCATTGGGTTGCAGTGTGTGTGATCAAGCCCATCAACCTTGCCAATGTCATGGATCACCAGCTGTGTCATCTTACGACGCAGTCCAACGATACTGTCCATCACATCTTCCGCCTGGGGTAGGGGCCACAGACCCCCTCGCGCGAGACAAAACGTTATTGAACCCAGAATCATGGATTCGCAGCGATGCGGCCCCATCCACTCTGCGTGTCGACACCAGCGGggcttctcatcaacgacaagtAAGTCATTGATGAGTTTTTTGATAATGTCTAGAAGTGCTTGAATGGTCGTGAGACGATTTGCAGATATTCGCTCTAAGACTGGATTAGTTATAATCTTGAGGATATGGGTCAGAAACTCACCTAGAATGTCTGGCTGCATTTTCAGTTGGGGATCTTCGGAGCCATCCGATTCCATGAGCATTCTTCTTGCTATTCTGCAAAACGAGTCTTTCCGGCCAAGCTCCCATGCTATCCATAGGCTCTTACTCATCGAGACCTTTGACGCATTCGCGTCATCCTCCACCAAAGACATCCATCTTCCCACCCAGGGTTCCAGCATATGTGTGCCATCGTAGTAGTTTGACAACACCGTAAGGTCGTACAGGTCATCTATCGATGGCGTTCGGGGTACTTGATTGAATTGACCATGTGATATGTGTAGAAAGATGGACAACGCTTTTGGTTTGTCCTCGGGGAGTTCTATAACCCAGTCCTTACCATTTTTTGGTTCTGACTCCATGAACTGCCCGAAGAGCATGCAATTAAAGACTGGTGATGCTCTAGCTAAAGCCCTTGAACAGACTGTAAAGGTGATAGGGTCTATTTCTCCGACGCAGAGCTTGATATCACCACGTGGGTCAAATAAGATGTCTTTTGAAGACATTGTCAGTTTGATGCACGCTGCTGCCAATTAAGAATAACCACGTTCAGCACTAAGTCAAATTTATATAACAGTCATAGTAGGCCTCCTAGAAAGCATTTTCATTAAGCGAGCGAAACCTGAGCCTCAACTAAGAATAGATTTTTGCCAAGACAATTATCTGGGATAATTGCGTTTAAGTAATGGCCTCAGCCACGAAAACGGGCTAAAATACATAAACAgaatagctataaatagaCAATACGAGAGTGGCTGAGGTGATTTTAGCCTTGAATAAGTCTAAAGTTTCTACTTTTTGAAAAGTAGGCTTAATTAGAACAAGCAGTATAGAATGATTCCGAATTGTTGTAATTATTGtttcatcctcttctgtTACCTTGACTGTGGTAAAAAGTCGTCATTGACTCCACGCCACGTCGCGCACTGGAACTGATGGAGACAATACCCAATTAAAGTCGGGGTCCAATCTGATCCGTGAGTCATTAACGGAGTACTGCCTAGCACAGAATTTTAGCCCCAACTCCAAAACAAGTCTTTGGAAAGCGGAGGAGCTCCTCCCTTGACAAGGAGTCATCAGTCTCGTTCTCGGTCTCGTTCTCGCTATCGCTATCGTTATCGGAGCTTGGAAGTGTCAGTGGGTCCGTATGGCCTCACCCGTGGACCCGTTGGTGCTACTCCGTATAAATCTATCCACTAGCCAATCTGTCAAGATGGGTCCTTGGCATCACTGTGGGCAATTTTCCCCGGCCCTAAACCAAAATGAGCATTTACTCACCCATACTGGGCCTTTGCTATGATTCCGTTATCCAGATAGATATTGTAAGGCTAGGTGCACAAACCTATGGCTGATACAAAATCATTGAGAATGCAAAGGGCTGGTTCCCTTAATAGGCTCGGCATGTTATAAGTTCACAAAGACCGCCAATAATAGTACGCCCTCGCTTGTTTGTATAATGACTCGTTCTTCATCAGTGACCAATTTGTTtatccattcttcttcttctagaTGCCGTTCAAACTCGGCCCCGAATATAATGCGATTTTGAAATCTCTTCTTGGCAACAGACCTACTCCCGCCCCCCCTTTCTGTGGGAGATGTCGAAGCTGAACGCGCTCGAATGGAGCCCGGTATTGCTATTCTGGCCGACCCTAATTTCCCTCTTGATCAGGTTACGACCAGAGACTTCTTTGCCGACACATCGGACGGCCAAAATATCCTTCTGCGCTGGTACTCTTCGAACCACAAGTCTCCAAGCCTAGCGGTGATCTACGCTCATGGTGGTGGTATGATCTTGGGCAGTGTCAAGGCCTATGATAAAGTAGTGGCAGCATATGTCGCCCGCACGGGGGTGCCGTTTCTCGCAGTTGATTATCGCCGGGCTCCGGAGCATCCCCATCCTATCCCCGTCAACGATGTTTATGCCGCTTTGAACTGGCTAGTCGCGCATTCTGAGGAACTTGGAGTAGATACCAGCCGCATTGGTATTATGGGCGATAGTGTTGGTGGCGGCCTGGCTGTAGTAACGGCACTCCTTGCTCGACAGCACGACGGACCCTGTATTGCGAAGCTCATTCTGGTATCCCCCATGCTTGATGATCGCACAGTTTCAGCTGACGAGCACTTGACCCCGTTTCTGAGCTGGAACACCACGGACAACGAGACCGGCTGGCAGGCCTTATTAGGCTGTAGTAGGGGCAGAGAGGTGGTGGCCGAAACAGCCGCGCCAGCACGCATGGTAGATGCCACGGGTATGCCGCCTCTGTATATCGTGGTGGGCGAGTTGGTTGTCTTTCGAAACGAGTCGATTGAACTTGCGACCAAATTCTACAAGTCTGGTATCAGTGCAGAACTCCATGTGTATCCAGGATGTCCGCATGGATTCGACATATTCCCCTCGAGAGAAACTGGAGTCTGCAAAAGGGCGTTTGAAAATCGAGACCGAGCTTTTAAGAGCATATTTCCGGCAAATTCATAACTTATTCTATGTTGGACCATAGCTACAGTTATCGTTTATACACCAGTCATCAGCATAATGGTAATGCCATTCATTTACGGTGAGCCTTTCCGTTCATTTCATCGGCCATTTCCGTCACTAAACACTTCAACTTATTTCTTGCTCGCCTACACAGTCTAAAAAACACTGCCCTATGTTTTAACACGCTCATAGCCCTCCTCGCCTCGACAACTTATATCCACGAGTTTCTTACATGCTTTGCGAGGCGGTGTAACCTCAGCTATTAAAGCTTCTTCATATGCTGAACTGCCCTGAAATAACTCAACTCCCTTTATCCGAGTGTATCTGATGGTGGCAAAAGAGTCTTGTCAAACCCATTCAACGCATTCTAAAGTCGGACACCCACGACATGGGCTGCTACTGCTTGCAACTTATCTGCCATATCTTTGGTCTCCAGTAACGGGCTGTTGACGTCACCTGCAGGAAGGAAATGATGATCATCAACGGAGGAGGGCACCAAGCTCTGATGCAGCAGCAATAGCCCTCTAGTGCTACTATATGATTCAGGGTTACCTATGGGATGACTGCGGCCTAAAGGATCCAAGGTTACAGTTACTCGTGGGAATGCACTTAAACCTCTTAACTGCGTTTAGGTACTTGGGATTTCCAGGTTCCTAAGTCCGTAGTTAGTCATTGATGAAAGAGCTGCGTTAGCGCCACCGACCTGATCGTCGGGACGCGGATCTTCGGCACAGATATTAGCGCATCTCAGCTGACGATGCCCAATCATATGCTCCAGCAAATATTACACTGAGAAATAAGTCAAGGAACAAGGTTTCAATAGATCCAAACCCGTTTGCGATAACGGTTAGACCCCTTGGTTGTGATGATGTGGCTTCGGGAATCACGGCTACGATACGAGATAGGGCATGATTACCAGGGGACCGAGGGTCCTCCAGCTGTCGTAGGTGGCTCTATGCCTCCACTCTCAGCTGTCTCCTTGCTGACTGCGTGTTTCCTATTCTTCAGAATATGGTTGTGCCATTATTTGGGACCACGGAGTCTTTACCGGTTGTTATTCAAAGCCTGGTTGCTCATGGAGTTGTCATTTAGTTCAACTGCATCAATCTCGGGAAGGGTTCAGCTGTTGGAATAGAAAGCATATGGTTGACTGGTCCCCTATTTTTGTGACCCCTGGCGTCACATTCCAGACAACCATATGCTTAAAGCCTAAGTGCTAGCAATGGCT is a genomic window containing:
- a CDS encoding related to lipase/esterase; translated protein: MEPGIAILADPNFPLDQVTTRDFFADTSDGQNILLRWYSSNHKSPSLAVIYAHGGGMILGSVKAYDKVVAAYVARTGVPFLAVDYRRAPEHPHPIPVNDVYAALNWLVAHSEELGVDTSRIGIMGDSVGGGLAVVTALLARQHDGPCIAKLILVSPMLDDRTVSADEHLTPFLSWNTTDNETGWQALLGCSRGREVVAETAAPARMVDATGMPPLYIVVGELVVFRNESIELATKFYKSGISAELHVYPGCPHGFDIFPSRETGVCKRAFENRDRAFKSIFPANS
- a CDS encoding related to nuclear pore protein, encoding MSSKDILFDPRGDIKLCVGEIDPITFTVCSRALARASPVFNCMLFGQFMESEPKNGKDWVIELPEDKPKALSIFLHISHGQFNQVPRTPSIDDLYDLTVLSNYYDGTHMLEPWVGRWMSLVEDDANASKVSMSKSLWIAWELGRKDSFCRIARRMLMESDGSEDPQLKMQPDILERISANRLTTIQALLDIIKKLINDLLVVDEKPRWCRHAEWMGPHRCESMILGSITFCLARGGLWPLPQAEDVMDSIVGLRRKMTQLVIHDIGKVDGLDHTHCNPMQFVLGELERVFIDIRNPVTKDDLEAMDKQKKRLTKT